Proteins encoded within one genomic window of Humulus lupulus chromosome 1, drHumLupu1.1, whole genome shotgun sequence:
- the LOC133834347 gene encoding uncharacterized protein LOC133834347 gives MDSENVFDMYYAPEAPEAHASKRKSSKRHQGESSKAPPAKKSRTADPLTDGPSTNATPPPPLEQQTPPAPVGSTPSPPAPTDQTQQATPTSTGGDLLSRALRSAKDRIAKILKHEHYREAMAMLTVTASQLRSGAITEQSRNFEQRHAEELKAAEAKYVEQLEAAQKTNAALLEVKNKLAEELREKQTALDKEANFSYILERTRHAEIAQRVARLAEEERARILASPEISLAAGVE, from the exons ATGGACTCCGAGAATGTGTTCGACATGTACTATGCTCCCGAGGCTCCTGAAGCTCATGCGAGCAAGAGGAAATCGAGCAAGCGACATCAGggggaaagcagtaaagcgcCTCCGGCCAAGAAATCCCGTACTGCAGACCCTTTGACAGACGGTCCATCAACAAATGCAACACCACCTCCTCCTCTCGAGCAGCAAACTCCTCCTGCTCCGGTTGGGTCGACCCCTTCTCCACCGGCTCCAACCGACCAGACTCAACAGGCTACTCCAACTTCCACAGGGGGCGACCTATTGAGTCGTGCCCTAAGATCAGCCAAAGACAGGATTgccaaaattttgaagcacgaaCATTACCGAGAGGCGATG GCAATGCTGACTGTTACTGCTAGCCAGCTCCGCTCGGGTGCTATCACCGAGCAGTCCAGGAATTTCGAGCAACGACATGCCgaagaactcaaagctgccgaagcgAAATATGTTGAACAGCTTGAGGCAGCTCAGAAGACAAATGCAGCATTGCTCGAGGTAAAGAACAAGCTGGCGGAGGAGTtaagggagaagcagactgcGCTGGATAAG gagGCTAATTTCAGCTATATTCTCGAGCGCAcaaggcatgctgagatagcccAACGTGTTGCTCGATtggcggaagaagagagagcaaggatacttgcctcgcccgaaatctcaTTGGCCGCTGGCGTAGAATAG